A window from Leptospira meyeri encodes these proteins:
- the kdpB gene encoding potassium-transporting ATPase subunit KdpB, whose amino-acid sequence MNTQNLISKELLRISFWTALQKFSPKNAFSNPVMATVWVGTLILFLQIIYYLVSGTSFQSELPIFFWLILTLFFANFAESVAEGRGKARADSLRKTRSSTLSKKVDTVGSKNYIEVPSTDLKINDIVLVNAGDSIPGDGEVVLGIASVDESAVTGESAPVIRESGGDRSAVTGGTRVISDHLYIRITSKPGESFIDKMIAMIEGATRQKTPNEIALGIVLFALTILFFLGVVSLVPIASFVGNQMGENWNFSFSVWLALFVCLIPTTIAALLSAIGISGMERLIRCNVIAKSGKAVEAAGDIHVLLLDKTGTITLGNREAHRFYPSHGVTEEQLADAAQLSSLSDETPEGRSIVVLAKQKYAIRERNLKSLDVHWIPFSASTRMSGVEISENGKQIRNIRKGAFDAIRKHIESLGGTIPKTMQMVSDDIARKGSTPILVSEGNELLGIIELKDIVKGGLKERFATLRRMGIRTVMITGDNPLTAAAIAAEAGVDDFIAEATPEAKLKRIREEQANGYLVAMIGDGTNDAPALAQSDVGVAMNTGTQTAREAGNMIDLDSNPSKLIEIVEIGKQLLMTRGALTTFSIANDIAKYFAILPALFLPLAPLNIMQLSSPDNAILSAVIFNALVIPLLIPLSLRGVKYMPKSPDAALLRNFLIYGGGGMIFPFFGIKLIDLVLSGGYL is encoded by the coding sequence GTGAATACTCAAAATTTAATATCGAAAGAACTTCTTCGCATTTCTTTTTGGACTGCTTTACAAAAGTTTTCTCCTAAAAATGCATTTTCGAATCCAGTGATGGCTACCGTTTGGGTGGGAACACTCATTCTTTTTTTACAAATAATTTATTACTTGGTATCAGGAACTTCATTTCAAAGTGAACTACCAATATTTTTTTGGTTAATCCTTACTTTATTTTTTGCAAACTTCGCAGAGAGTGTAGCTGAAGGGCGAGGTAAGGCTCGTGCTGATAGTTTACGTAAGACTAGATCCTCAACATTATCTAAAAAAGTGGATACGGTCGGGAGCAAAAACTATATAGAAGTTCCTTCCACTGATCTAAAAATCAATGACATTGTTCTTGTGAACGCTGGAGATTCCATTCCCGGTGACGGAGAAGTTGTTTTGGGAATTGCCAGTGTGGATGAGTCTGCGGTTACAGGAGAGTCGGCACCTGTCATTCGGGAAAGTGGTGGAGACCGGTCTGCTGTCACTGGTGGTACAAGAGTGATTTCTGACCATCTCTACATTCGAATCACTTCCAAACCAGGAGAAAGTTTCATCGATAAAATGATCGCGATGATTGAAGGGGCCACAAGACAAAAGACTCCTAATGAAATTGCTTTAGGAATTGTTCTCTTTGCTCTGACTATCCTTTTTTTTCTGGGTGTAGTCTCACTTGTTCCCATTGCAAGCTTTGTTGGAAATCAGATGGGTGAGAATTGGAATTTCTCTTTTTCCGTTTGGCTGGCACTCTTTGTTTGTTTGATTCCTACTACGATCGCCGCTCTTTTAAGTGCGATAGGAATTTCAGGGATGGAAAGACTGATTCGATGCAATGTGATTGCCAAAAGTGGAAAGGCCGTGGAGGCAGCAGGTGATATTCATGTTTTGTTACTAGACAAAACTGGAACCATCACTCTAGGAAACAGAGAAGCTCATCGGTTCTATCCATCTCATGGGGTTACGGAAGAGCAATTAGCCGATGCAGCCCAGCTTTCTTCACTTTCGGATGAAACACCAGAAGGAAGATCGATTGTCGTTCTCGCAAAACAAAAGTATGCGATAAGAGAAAGAAATTTAAAATCGTTAGATGTTCATTGGATTCCGTTTTCTGCATCGACTAGAATGAGCGGTGTTGAAATTTCTGAAAATGGAAAACAAATTCGTAATATAAGAAAGGGTGCATTTGATGCGATTAGAAAACATATTGAGTCTTTGGGAGGAACTATTCCAAAAACGATGCAAATGGTTTCAGATGATATCGCAAGAAAGGGGAGTACTCCGATATTAGTTTCAGAGGGAAATGAGCTTCTGGGTATCATAGAGTTGAAGGATATTGTTAAGGGTGGACTCAAAGAACGTTTTGCGACTCTGCGTAGGATGGGAATTCGCACAGTAATGATCACCGGTGACAACCCACTAACAGCGGCGGCAATTGCAGCTGAGGCAGGAGTAGATGATTTTATTGCCGAAGCAACACCAGAAGCAAAATTAAAAAGGATTCGGGAAGAACAAGCTAACGGATATTTGGTGGCAATGATCGGCGATGGAACCAATGACGCTCCGGCTCTGGCTCAGTCTGATGTGGGTGTGGCAATGAATACAGGGACCCAAACTGCGAGAGAAGCTGGGAATATGATTGATCTGGACAGTAACCCAAGTAAACTCATCGAGATTGTTGAAATTGGGAAACAACTCCTTATGACAAGGGGTGCTCTCACCACTTTTAGTATCGCTAACGATATTGCAAAATACTTCGCCATTTTACCGGCGTTATTTTTGCCATTGGCACCGTTAAACATTATGCAGCTTTCAAGTCCAGACAATGCCATTCTGTCTGCAGTGATATTCAATGCTCTTGTGATTCCTCTACTCATACCCCTTTCCTTACGTGGAGTAAAGTATATGCCTAAATCTCCCGATGCCGCCTTACTTCGAAATTTTCTTATCTATGGTGGAGGTGGGATGATCTTCCCTTTTTTTGGAATCAAACTCATTGACTTAGTTTTATCTGGAGGTTATTTATGA
- the kdpA gene encoding potassium-transporting ATPase subunit KdpA, with translation MNELLYFPFFVGLLVLLSPFVGYYMAIVLNAKRLPLEPLFQRFLFSGDPPSQTPKQYLKSMLAFHLFGAGILFLILRYQNLLPKNPLKLVGMNWDLALNTTISFITNTNWQAYSGESQLSYFSQMVGLTPQNFLSAGVGISVLMFVSRSIVSSKETKFGNFWLDLFRSTFYILLPISIVVAILLVSQGVVQSFLDPLRIVGLGGQNQTIPFGPAASQISIKQIGTNGGGFFGVNSAHPFENPTPISNFIQMFSILFLPASCVFLYGKITNSFRHAWVVFFVMLVFFILGFVGIFYSEWNHSGFWEGKETRFTLTESTLWMSSTTAASNGSVNSMHDSYSPLAGGIAIFQMMLGEIIFGGVGTGMYGMVLFLILTVFLSGLMTGRTPEYFGKKIGSYEIKWTLFGILAPTACILIGTMVTIFLESGYSAKGPHALSQILYAYSSAAGNNGSAFAGFGADNLWGNLSLGLSMLIGRFSVIYAVVLVSGSLGGKVTTLSSEGNFRLDTVLFGVLTFSVLLIVCGLSFFPVLALGPILEHLLVGKGLFF, from the coding sequence ATGAATGAGTTACTTTATTTCCCTTTTTTTGTTGGGTTACTGGTTCTTCTCTCTCCCTTTGTCGGATACTATATGGCGATCGTTTTAAATGCGAAACGATTGCCACTAGAGCCTTTGTTTCAAAGGTTCTTATTTTCTGGTGATCCACCTTCCCAAACACCAAAACAATATTTAAAAAGTATGTTAGCTTTCCATTTGTTTGGAGCAGGAATTTTATTTTTAATCCTTAGATACCAAAACTTACTCCCAAAGAACCCGTTAAAACTGGTGGGAATGAATTGGGATTTGGCATTGAATACAACCATTTCCTTTATTACCAATACCAATTGGCAGGCATATTCTGGTGAAAGTCAACTTAGCTATTTTTCTCAAATGGTGGGACTCACTCCGCAAAATTTTTTGAGTGCTGGAGTTGGAATTTCTGTATTAATGTTTGTTAGTCGATCAATTGTTTCCTCTAAGGAAACCAAGTTTGGAAATTTTTGGTTGGACTTGTTTCGTTCTACCTTTTATATCCTTCTTCCCATTTCCATTGTCGTTGCGATATTACTTGTGAGCCAAGGTGTTGTACAATCTTTTCTAGACCCTTTGCGAATTGTGGGCTTAGGTGGACAAAACCAAACCATTCCTTTCGGACCTGCTGCTTCTCAAATATCAATCAAACAAATTGGGACGAATGGAGGAGGATTTTTTGGTGTGAATAGCGCACATCCATTCGAAAACCCAACTCCTATTTCGAACTTCATTCAAATGTTTTCGATTCTCTTTTTGCCTGCTTCCTGTGTATTTTTATACGGAAAAATCACAAACTCATTTCGCCATGCTTGGGTTGTGTTCTTTGTGATGTTGGTTTTTTTTATTTTAGGTTTTGTTGGTATTTTTTATTCCGAATGGAACCATTCCGGTTTTTGGGAAGGCAAAGAAACTCGGTTTACTTTGACCGAATCTACTCTTTGGATGTCATCCACAACTGCCGCATCCAACGGATCGGTAAATTCCATGCATGATAGTTACTCGCCACTGGCAGGTGGGATTGCAATTTTTCAGATGATGTTAGGTGAAATCATCTTTGGCGGTGTGGGGACGGGAATGTATGGGATGGTTTTATTTCTAATTCTCACTGTATTTTTGTCAGGACTCATGACCGGCCGAACCCCTGAATATTTTGGTAAAAAGATCGGGAGTTACGAAATCAAATGGACCCTTTTTGGAATCTTGGCACCAACAGCTTGTATTTTGATTGGAACTATGGTCACTATCTTTTTGGAATCGGGTTATTCTGCAAAAGGCCCACATGCTTTATCTCAGATACTTTATGCATACAGTTCTGCTGCTGGAAACAACGGTTCTGCCTTTGCTGGGTTTGGTGCTGATAATTTGTGGGGAAATTTATCTCTCGGTTTATCCATGTTAATTGGTCGTTTTAGCGTGATCTATGCTGTCGTGTTGGTTTCAGGTAGTTTAGGTGGGAAGGTTACAACTTTATCGTCAGAAGGAAACTTTAGATTAGATACCGTCTTATTTGGTGTTTTGACATTTAGTGTCTTACTCATTGTTTGCGGACTTTCTTTTTTCCCAGTTTTAGCACTTGGTCCAATACTTGAGCATCTATTAGTTGGAAAAGGATTATTTTTTTAA
- a CDS encoding LIC10775 family protein: MIREKYSLLLSELNVKLGFLILFLSLQVLSLGAQTTQNIIVDPLLQKPWIPDAEEEENRSFHRFLSEFKNKQGTVKKKDLLGRNYLVTPAGKIRFLIDDEYYKEFPVAEEADIAAKELEALYEVRKEKEAVFLGKGIHLCYRLKQEKEPGFFPSWLVRSNEITNRAANEWSDQTIPLDLVSDPYGCYVGESKKLEDLVLESESFRYRIRFPSKLRYEGLFGDRLGIYGENRDSIYRMVRFVQFLSNYLPEGQTEWEEAFILQTSGKKKKNRPKIVLSIGSSFDKTRPLRDTKNYFRFWDSMRSLSPTQIRKLGFKRTENQSEYLSEWTEVDEIGNSVAMEMKEYYLYNAPRGYFLSLSYPKREKETAELYWQTIRSTFVVKE, from the coding sequence ATGATAAGGGAGAAATACTCTCTTCTATTATCTGAATTGAATGTAAAATTAGGATTTTTAATTTTATTCCTATCACTTCAAGTTTTATCGTTAGGTGCCCAAACAACTCAAAATATCATTGTAGATCCATTGTTGCAAAAGCCTTGGATTCCTGATGCGGAAGAGGAGGAGAACCGGAGTTTTCATCGTTTTCTATCTGAATTCAAAAACAAACAAGGAACAGTCAAAAAAAAAGATTTACTAGGACGAAACTATTTAGTCACTCCCGCAGGAAAAATTCGCTTCCTCATTGATGACGAATATTATAAAGAATTTCCAGTAGCAGAGGAAGCCGATATTGCAGCTAAAGAATTGGAAGCTTTATATGAGGTTCGAAAGGAAAAAGAAGCCGTTTTTTTAGGAAAGGGAATTCATCTTTGTTATCGTTTGAAACAAGAAAAAGAACCGGGTTTTTTTCCTAGTTGGCTTGTTCGTTCCAATGAAATAACCAATCGTGCGGCCAATGAATGGTCGGATCAAACCATTCCTCTTGATTTAGTGAGTGATCCTTATGGATGTTATGTGGGAGAATCAAAAAAACTAGAAGATTTGGTATTAGAGTCGGAGTCATTTCGATACCGTATCCGTTTTCCATCTAAGCTACGTTATGAGGGCCTTTTTGGAGACCGATTAGGGATTTACGGAGAAAATAGAGATTCAATTTATCGAATGGTACGTTTTGTTCAGTTTCTTTCTAATTATTTACCTGAAGGCCAAACGGAATGGGAGGAGGCTTTCATTCTCCAAACATCTGGCAAAAAAAAGAAAAATCGCCCGAAAATTGTTCTCTCCATTGGTTCTAGTTTTGATAAAACAAGGCCTTTACGAGATACAAAAAACTATTTCCGTTTTTGGGACTCAATGCGTTCCCTCTCCCCGACTCAAATTAGAAAATTAGGATTTAAAAGAACAGAAAACCAATCCGAGTATTTGAGTGAATGGACCGAGGTGGATGAAATCGGAAATTCAGTTGCAATGGAAATGAAAGAGTATTATCTTTATAACGCACCTCGTGGTTATTTTCTTTCCTTGTCTTATCCCAAACGAGAAAAGGAAACAGCTGAACTCTATTGGCAAACCATACGAAGTACGTTTGTTGTAAAGGAGTGA
- a CDS encoding 16S rRNA (uracil(1498)-N(3))-methyltransferase yields MLDPALILFRTGFIPKPFIVLSKDELAHLRALRLSKDEAVIQIRDGIGGLYNYQFSPLSKELKFLSETQISQKMERKTIAIALPKGNRFDFFLQKVTEIGLDAVVFLVFRHSIRKEFNLERAEKIVKEAAAQSRQSELLSLSIEPAKEWMESHKESLVVLHPHRSEIFTVKQLIGKIPVVGPEGGFHVDEESWMEENQIPRLTLPGGVLRTETAGIVAASFLVYGT; encoded by the coding sequence TTGTTAGATCCAGCTCTTATCCTTTTTCGAACTGGATTTATACCAAAACCATTCATAGTTTTATCGAAAGATGAGTTGGCCCACCTTCGTGCTTTGAGACTCAGTAAGGACGAGGCCGTTATCCAAATTCGAGATGGGATCGGTGGCTTGTATAACTATCAGTTTTCTCCCCTTTCCAAAGAATTGAAGTTTCTAAGCGAAACTCAGATTTCTCAAAAAATGGAACGCAAAACCATTGCGATTGCCCTTCCCAAAGGAAACCGCTTTGATTTCTTTTTACAGAAGGTAACAGAGATTGGCCTTGATGCAGTTGTATTTTTAGTGTTTCGTCATTCCATTCGCAAAGAGTTCAATTTGGAACGTGCCGAAAAAATTGTAAAAGAAGCCGCCGCTCAATCTAGGCAATCCGAATTACTTTCTCTTTCCATAGAACCTGCGAAAGAATGGATGGAGTCACATAAGGAAAGTTTGGTGGTGTTGCACCCACATAGGTCAGAAATTTTTACAGTGAAGCAACTCATTGGAAAAATTCCGGTGGTTGGGCCTGAAGGAGGATTTCATGTTGATGAAGAGAGTTGGATGGAAGAAAACCAAATTCCTAGACTCACCCTTCCCGGTGGGGTTCTCCGTACAGAAACTGCAGGCATTGTGGCCGCGAGTTTCCTTGTGTACGGAACTTAG
- a CDS encoding outer membrane lipoprotein-sorting protein yields MRYLSIFIIFFSFVSLGAQGVPDSSLSAQELLARLDREMDFGKGLVKGTYVLIRRNGTSETWKINRFFNGEDALLLFDRKGRGLESKLLTKDEGENVFFFNVLSAKLFRKTDDEKYESLMGTGFFYVDLSGYSYQANYNPLVNTDLEIGGEVYYRVSLKPILPYFYKKLVLLIGKKDLKPYRVDFHDRDGILFKTLNLKYGPVKVKEVSGKVEEIQKASRLEMLDLNTGSITVWEIQEVDKSVNPDASLFAVDNLSR; encoded by the coding sequence ATGAGATACCTTTCGATCTTCATAATCTTTTTTAGTTTCGTTTCGCTTGGCGCGCAAGGGGTACCTGATTCGAGTTTGTCGGCTCAGGAGCTTTTGGCAAGACTTGACAGAGAAATGGATTTCGGAAAAGGCCTTGTCAAAGGGACTTACGTTCTCATTCGCAGAAACGGAACTTCGGAAACTTGGAAGATCAATCGGTTTTTTAATGGTGAGGATGCTCTCCTTCTCTTTGATCGAAAGGGAAGGGGACTTGAATCCAAACTTTTGACGAAAGACGAGGGAGAAAATGTTTTTTTCTTCAATGTTTTAAGTGCCAAACTCTTTCGAAAAACAGATGATGAAAAATATGAGTCTCTGATGGGCACTGGTTTTTTTTACGTTGATCTTTCAGGATACTCTTATCAGGCCAATTATAACCCTTTAGTGAATACGGATTTGGAAATCGGTGGAGAAGTTTATTACCGAGTTTCTCTAAAACCTATCTTACCATATTTTTATAAAAAGTTAGTGTTACTGATAGGGAAAAAAGATCTCAAACCTTACCGTGTCGACTTTCACGATCGGGATGGAATTTTATTCAAAACATTGAACTTGAAGTATGGTCCCGTGAAGGTGAAGGAAGTTTCGGGAAAGGTAGAAGAAATTCAAAAAGCATCTCGCCTCGAGATGTTAGATTTGAACACAGGTAGCATTACGGTTTGGGAAATCCAAGAAGTGGATAAATCAGTGAACCCTGATGCTTCTTTGTTTGCAGTTGATAATTTAAGTCGTTAA
- the guaB gene encoding IMP dehydrogenase, with product MSNQPLPGSELFDGVSGQELFSVNMGLTYRDFLVLPGYIDFNPSDVELETKLSKNISLKRPLMSSPMDTVTESEMAIAQALMGGIGIIHYNNSIDEQVDLVRKVKRYENGFIKDPILLSPEHTLSDLDAVKEKYGFSGIPITEDGTASTKLVGIVTNRDVDFERDRDIKLGKVMTTELITANVGISLQEANNILRTSKKGKLPIVDKQGKLVALICRSDLKKNKEFPQSSKDDQKRLRVGAALSTLPESRDRMAALAGVGVDAIIIDSAQGNSSYQMEMIQWIKSNFPNIDVIGGNVVTKAQAANLIAAGADGLRIGMGPGSICITQDTMAVGRAQATAVFKTAEYAQAHGIPVIADGGISNIGDIANALAIGASMCMMGSMFAGTKEAPGEYFYENGIRLKKYRGMASLEAMSKGGDKRYFSESQKIKVAQGVSGYVVDKGSVLNLIPYLVQGLRQSFQDMGFRNIPDLHKALREGKLRFERRTESAQAQGSVHGLYSYTKPSMRAE from the coding sequence ATGTCAAATCAACCCCTACCAGGATCTGAGCTTTTCGATGGAGTCAGTGGACAAGAGCTCTTCTCGGTCAACATGGGACTCACCTATCGGGACTTTTTAGTTTTACCCGGATACATCGACTTTAACCCTAGCGATGTAGAACTCGAAACCAAACTTTCCAAAAACATTTCACTCAAAAGACCTCTGATGAGTTCTCCTATGGACACTGTGACTGAGTCAGAAATGGCAATTGCACAAGCGCTTATGGGTGGAATCGGAATTATACATTATAATAATAGTATCGATGAACAAGTGGATTTAGTTCGCAAAGTAAAACGATACGAAAATGGATTTATCAAAGATCCTATCCTTCTTTCTCCTGAACATACACTTTCCGATTTGGATGCAGTTAAAGAAAAGTATGGATTCAGTGGAATCCCCATCACTGAAGATGGAACCGCCAGCACCAAGTTAGTTGGTATTGTTACTAACCGAGATGTAGATTTCGAAAGAGATCGTGACATTAAACTTGGGAAGGTGATGACAACGGAGCTTATCACTGCTAACGTTGGAATTAGTTTGCAAGAAGCAAACAACATCCTTCGCACTAGCAAAAAAGGAAAACTTCCTATTGTTGATAAACAGGGAAAGTTAGTTGCTCTTATTTGTCGTAGTGACCTGAAAAAAAACAAAGAGTTCCCTCAGTCTTCCAAAGATGACCAAAAAAGACTACGAGTTGGAGCCGCACTTTCCACCTTACCAGAGTCACGTGATCGTATGGCGGCCCTTGCGGGAGTCGGTGTAGATGCCATCATCATAGATTCGGCACAAGGAAACTCTAGTTATCAAATGGAAATGATCCAATGGATCAAATCTAATTTCCCAAACATTGATGTGATTGGCGGAAACGTGGTAACAAAAGCGCAAGCGGCAAACCTAATTGCTGCTGGTGCCGATGGACTTCGGATTGGAATGGGACCCGGATCCATTTGTATCACACAAGATACCATGGCAGTGGGCCGTGCACAAGCGACTGCTGTATTCAAAACCGCTGAGTATGCACAAGCACATGGAATTCCGGTGATTGCAGATGGTGGAATTTCTAATATTGGAGACATTGCCAATGCCCTTGCAATTGGAGCTTCCATGTGTATGATGGGATCCATGTTTGCGGGAACAAAAGAAGCTCCAGGTGAGTATTTTTATGAAAATGGAATTCGTCTAAAGAAGTATCGGGGAATGGCTAGTTTGGAGGCGATGAGTAAAGGTGGGGATAAACGGTATTTCTCTGAATCACAAAAGATCAAAGTGGCCCAAGGTGTTTCTGGATATGTTGTGGACAAAGGATCTGTATTGAATCTCATTCCTTATCTCGTTCAAGGACTCAGACAAAGTTTTCAAGATATGGGATTTAGAAATATTCCCGACTTACACAAAGCATTGCGAGAAGGAAAACTTCGGTTTGAAAGAAGAACAGAATCTGCTCAAGCACAAGGTAGTGTTCATGGTTTGTATTCTTACACAAAACCATCCATGAGGGCGGAATAA
- a CDS encoding DUF1577 domain-containing protein: METLERSKRSLDVFSDKEKKLHVLTKFLLNQELSLKDNIHSGESCFLKKVSADGNKVLVSVRPTLTLSVGQKITLYKILGRYLHLECTVEQDKGESQYVLHLDKIAIAKKDRESSRIPVPPGSAWITNVVSSKAKIETDMFHVPTAVKVNFQDYETKLKNSVDFIKISTFNSSEDSEIIRQIKKTKKGLLLEDATDRKSYETAPNEDFLVFSEEIEEDIDKEINNKRNQKIKSELILPILYLTDEEESIPIGYIQMQSKTETFDLLKAMEMKTLCFEMVDRIRHSNMIKSDGKFPVIDISEGGLKVIVDHPDLIQSLPKLSGFQFDIFFKMQSPLTAFGTIKTITKNEEGHLTVGLAIAGHSSRSGEKKRFLENVEFFRKQNHKS; the protein is encoded by the coding sequence ATGGAAACACTAGAAAGAAGTAAGCGATCTTTGGATGTTTTTTCTGACAAAGAAAAAAAACTCCATGTTTTGACGAAATTTTTATTAAACCAGGAATTGAGTCTAAAGGACAACATCCACTCTGGGGAAAGTTGTTTTTTAAAAAAAGTATCAGCGGATGGGAACAAGGTTCTTGTGAGCGTTCGCCCTACCCTGACACTTTCTGTGGGCCAAAAAATCACCCTATACAAAATTTTAGGCCGATACCTGCATCTGGAATGTACGGTGGAACAAGATAAAGGGGAGTCGCAGTATGTACTCCATTTAGATAAAATTGCCATCGCAAAAAAAGATAGAGAAAGTTCAAGGATCCCTGTCCCACCTGGATCCGCTTGGATCACCAACGTGGTTTCCAGTAAGGCAAAAATTGAAACAGATATGTTTCATGTCCCGACGGCAGTCAAAGTGAACTTTCAAGACTATGAAACCAAACTCAAAAACTCAGTGGATTTTATTAAGATTTCGACTTTTAACTCAAGTGAAGACTCAGAAATCATCCGCCAAATTAAAAAAACCAAAAAGGGTTTGTTGTTAGAAGATGCCACCGATCGCAAATCCTACGAAACGGCTCCGAACGAAGACTTCTTGGTTTTTTCAGAAGAAATCGAAGAAGATATTGATAAAGAAATCAATAACAAACGAAACCAAAAAATCAAATCAGAACTCATCCTCCCCATTCTCTATTTAACTGATGAAGAAGAATCCATTCCGATTGGATACATCCAAATGCAAAGTAAAACAGAAACCTTTGATTTGCTGAAAGCCATGGAGATGAAAACTTTATGTTTTGAAATGGTAGACCGGATTCGTCATTCAAATATGATCAAGTCAGATGGAAAATTTCCAGTGATTGATATTTCTGAAGGTGGACTCAAAGTGATTGTAGACCACCCTGATTTGATTCAAAGTTTACCAAAACTTTCCGGATTCCAATTTGATATATTTTTTAAAATGCAATCTCCTCTCACTGCGTTTGGGACAATCAAAACAATTACCAAAAACGAAGAAGGTCACCTAACAGTAGGCTTGGCGATTGCGGGACACTCCTCTCGTTCCGGTGAGA